From Butyricimonas paravirosa, one genomic window encodes:
- a CDS encoding acyl-CoA carboxylase subunit beta, producing MRKSFEKFLERQDALARQYGKEYEDKQHNRGKLTARERITFLFDEGTFEEVDAYSPSAATSFGKAVRSYGDGVIAGFGTVNGRQVFAYSQDFNVQGGSLGSVHAAKIIKVQDMALKTGSPVVGLIDSGGARIQEGVASLAGYAGIFRRNVLSSGVIPQISVIMGPAAGGAVYSPALTDFIFMTAATSYMFVTGPNVVKQVLNETISPEELGGASVHAVKSGVADFVFNDDENTLLGVKMLLSYLPSNNIENAPFLVTDDPVDRIEENLRDIVPEDPDKPYDVRDVIRLITDKGKFLEIAESYAPNIIIGLARFGGFVTGIIANQPKVMAGTLDMNSSVKAARFINFCDSFNIPVVTLEDVPGFLPGADQEHAGIIRHGAKLLYAYTRATVPKITVVLRKSYGGAYIVMNSKGIGGDYNFAWPTAEIAVMGPEGAIAILYHKELAAADDPVALKKDLLAQYRDEVANPYIANEKGFIDEVIDPAVTRQKVIRVLKSLEKKSVSLPRRKHGNIPL from the coding sequence ATGAGAAAATCGTTTGAAAAATTTCTGGAAAGACAAGATGCCTTAGCCCGGCAATACGGTAAGGAGTATGAGGACAAACAACACAACCGGGGAAAACTTACCGCTCGGGAACGGATTACATTTCTTTTCGATGAGGGGACATTTGAAGAGGTGGATGCTTACTCACCTTCTGCGGCGACTTCTTTTGGTAAAGCAGTACGTTCATACGGGGATGGGGTGATTGCCGGATTCGGCACGGTGAACGGGCGTCAGGTTTTTGCTTATTCGCAAGATTTTAACGTGCAGGGTGGTTCGTTGGGTTCCGTGCATGCGGCCAAGATTATAAAAGTACAGGATATGGCTCTGAAAACGGGATCGCCTGTCGTGGGATTGATTGATTCGGGAGGAGCCCGGATTCAAGAGGGGGTGGCTAGTTTGGCCGGGTATGCGGGAATATTCCGACGGAATGTACTCTCTTCCGGGGTAATCCCTCAGATTTCAGTTATTATGGGGCCGGCTGCCGGAGGGGCTGTTTATTCTCCAGCCTTGACTGATTTTATTTTTATGACGGCAGCAACCAGTTATATGTTCGTGACCGGACCTAACGTGGTGAAACAGGTACTGAATGAAACAATATCTCCCGAAGAACTTGGAGGTGCATCTGTACATGCCGTGAAATCAGGTGTGGCGGATTTTGTTTTTAATGATGATGAAAATACGTTATTGGGGGTAAAGATGTTATTATCTTACCTGCCTTCCAATAATATCGAGAACGCTCCTTTTCTGGTGACGGATGATCCGGTTGACCGGATAGAAGAGAATTTGCGGGATATTGTTCCTGAAGATCCGGATAAGCCTTATGATGTAAGGGATGTTATCCGTTTGATTACAGATAAAGGAAAATTTTTGGAGATTGCGGAGAGTTACGCTCCCAATATCATTATTGGGTTGGCCCGATTCGGGGGATTCGTGACCGGGATTATTGCGAATCAACCCAAAGTTATGGCGGGTACTTTGGATATGAATTCATCGGTGAAAGCTGCTCGTTTTATTAATTTCTGTGATAGTTTTAATATTCCGGTTGTTACTTTGGAGGACGTACCCGGTTTCCTTCCGGGGGCCGATCAGGAACATGCCGGAATTATCCGGCACGGAGCCAAGCTCCTATATGCTTACACGCGGGCGACGGTTCCCAAGATTACCGTGGTCTTGCGTAAATCATACGGGGGTGCTTATATCGTGATGAACAGTAAGGGAATTGGCGGAGATTATAATTTTGCATGGCCGACAGCCGAGATTGCCGTTATGGGACCGGAAGGGGCTATTGCTATTCTTTATCATAAGGAACTTGCCGCTGCTGATGATCCGGTAGCTTTGAAAAAAGATTTGTTGGCGCAGTATAGGGATGAGGTGGCTAATCCTTATATCGCTAACGAGAAGGGATTTATTGATGAGGTGATAGACCCGGCGGTTACCCGACAAAAGGTTATACGAGTTTTGAAATCTCTGGAAAAGAAATCAGTAAGTCTACCACGACGCAAACATGGAAATATTCCTCTTTAA
- a CDS encoding acetyl/propionyl/methylcrotonyl-CoA carboxylase subunit alpha, with translation MIKSVLIANRGEIAIRIARTARRMGIVTYAIRTRKEPEAVYLSSVDIVLDFPETDGNVPEFLDIDRLIYLAREHEIESLHPGYGYLSENAELAERCRENGIIFIGPSPEVIRLMSDKVAAKEIAERSGVPMLGASKGAVRDVDDARETADRLGYPVIIKAVSGGGGRGMRIVRKKSELAQLYKFAAAEAQVAFNDPSVFIEKYLESPKHIEFQIVADNYGNVVHLGERECSIQRKHQKLMEEAPSPALDDRLRKKMATAAVALAKAARYQNLGTVEFLLDRQKRFYFMEMNTRIQVEHPVTEEITGFDLVELQFNIAAGRKLPLRQSQIRLTGWSIECRINAEDVQAGFAPSMGVIRRLRLPQGNHIRIETGIAPGSEITPFFDSMVAKLIVTGETREQAIERMLSALERFHVKGIRTTIPFCKAVLHNETYRNGDFDTSFIESRLSSPVWREPHEELLGALFAVYTYTHENTPEVGPDTRIDPWVLNKRIRNL, from the coding sequence ATGATAAAATCAGTTTTAATAGCAAACCGGGGAGAGATTGCCATCCGGATTGCACGTACTGCCAGACGCATGGGAATCGTGACGTACGCCATTCGTACCCGGAAGGAGCCGGAGGCCGTGTATTTATCGTCTGTTGATATTGTTCTTGACTTCCCGGAAACGGATGGGAATGTGCCTGAATTTTTGGATATTGATCGTTTGATTTATTTGGCCCGGGAACATGAGATCGAGTCTCTTCATCCGGGATATGGTTATTTGTCAGAGAATGCGGAATTGGCGGAACGGTGTCGAGAGAACGGGATTATTTTTATTGGTCCCTCGCCGGAGGTGATTCGTCTGATGAGTGATAAGGTGGCGGCAAAGGAGATTGCAGAACGTAGTGGCGTGCCTATGCTGGGTGCTAGCAAGGGTGCCGTTCGGGATGTTGATGATGCTCGGGAGACGGCGGATAGGCTAGGGTATCCGGTTATTATAAAGGCTGTTTCTGGAGGAGGAGGAAGGGGGATGCGTATTGTACGCAAGAAGAGTGAACTGGCTCAATTATACAAGTTCGCTGCGGCAGAGGCTCAAGTAGCTTTTAATGATCCTTCTGTTTTCATTGAAAAATATCTTGAAAGTCCGAAACATATCGAGTTCCAGATTGTTGCCGATAATTATGGGAACGTGGTTCATCTGGGTGAACGTGAGTGTTCCATTCAGCGGAAACATCAAAAATTAATGGAAGAGGCCCCATCTCCGGCTCTTGATGATCGTTTGCGGAAGAAGATGGCCACGGCTGCTGTTGCTTTGGCTAAAGCTGCGAGGTATCAGAATCTGGGAACCGTGGAATTTTTGCTGGATCGTCAAAAGCGTTTTTATTTTATGGAGATGAATACTCGTATTCAGGTGGAACATCCGGTTACCGAGGAGATTACTGGATTTGATCTGGTGGAGTTACAATTTAATATTGCCGCAGGGCGTAAGTTACCGCTCCGTCAGTCTCAAATTCGGCTCACGGGCTGGTCTATCGAATGTCGGATTAATGCTGAGGATGTACAGGCTGGGTTTGCTCCTAGTATGGGTGTTATCCGGCGATTGCGTTTGCCGCAGGGAAATCATATCCGTATTGAAACAGGAATTGCTCCCGGCTCGGAAATTACTCCTTTTTTCGATTCAATGGTGGCGAAATTGATCGTTACGGGGGAGACTCGGGAACAAGCTATCGAGCGAATGCTTTCTGCTTTGGAGAGATTCCATGTAAAGGGAATCCGGACGACAATTCCTTTTTGTAAAGCGGTTCTTCATAACGAGACTTACCGTAATGGTGATTTTGATACTTCATTTATAGAGAGTCGATTGAGTTCTCCGGTTTGGCGAGAGCCTCACGAGGAGTTGCTGGGTGCTTTGTTTGCGGTATATACATATACTCACGAGAATACACCGGAGGTCGGTCCCGACACCCGTATTGATCCTTGGGTGCTTAATAAACGAATTAGAAATTTATAA
- a CDS encoding DUF2284 domain-containing protein, with amino-acid sequence MYELTHHIVSLPTSQYIQEYRNPEKFISFCQQCERYNRCWACPPFEFNTDEYLSGYQQTYIIGTKITFETATRNSCTTLERHKTISLQAIESARKIIDPRLLTLEHEYPDSRAFYAGTCHLCPLNSCTRINGFPCLHPQEIRPSLESVGFDIGKTASELLHIELQWSNDARLPEYLTLVSGLFTKESIYAPISTRISSLLTV; translated from the coding sequence ATGTATGAACTCACGCACCATATCGTCTCGCTCCCGACCTCGCAATACATTCAGGAGTATCGCAATCCGGAAAAATTTATTTCTTTCTGTCAGCAATGCGAACGCTATAACCGTTGCTGGGCCTGCCCTCCTTTCGAGTTTAACACGGACGAATACCTCTCCGGTTATCAACAAACGTACATTATCGGAACTAAAATAACATTCGAAACGGCAACCCGCAATTCCTGCACGACACTTGAACGGCACAAAACAATTTCCCTCCAAGCCATAGAATCTGCCCGGAAGATCATTGATCCTCGACTACTGACTCTTGAACATGAATATCCTGACAGCCGGGCCTTTTATGCAGGGACCTGTCACTTATGCCCCCTAAACTCGTGTACCCGGATAAACGGTTTTCCCTGTCTCCATCCTCAAGAAATACGCCCATCGCTTGAATCCGTGGGATTCGACATCGGCAAAACAGCCTCCGAACTTCTCCACATCGAATTACAATGGAGCAACGATGCCCGTTTACCGGAATACCTTACCCTTGTAAGTGGTCTTTTCACGAAAGAGAGTATCTACGCCCCGATTTCCACCAGAATCTCGTCTTTACTCACAGTTTGA
- a CDS encoding GIN domain-containing protein, with product MKKISFVIFVLCLSIVGAFAQEQITVSRFQGQKITGIEAHGIFSITTKQGSTTGVTVNIPARLEKQLVLKLDSDGKLQIYIEGKITTKNKRNNDDDHFTAEVTVTSLDNVELTGVCKLETIGDFTTAKLKVDLSGASKMLVGGDFLAKEKLDIELSGASNLKGQMTSPESTFDISGASNLSLKGNTIHCKMEVSGASKANLEDFPINELKAEVSGAAKAHFQVKEKISLHTSGAAKATYSGDPIILSLHSSGASNINKISSKLLENKKEYEK from the coding sequence ATGAAAAAAATATCGTTTGTCATTTTCGTTCTCTGCCTCTCGATAGTCGGAGCTTTCGCACAAGAGCAAATCACCGTTTCCCGATTCCAGGGACAAAAAATCACCGGAATCGAGGCTCACGGAATCTTCAGTATCACAACGAAACAAGGTAGCACCACCGGAGTCACCGTAAACATTCCGGCCCGACTCGAAAAACAACTCGTTCTGAAACTGGATTCCGATGGAAAATTACAAATCTATATCGAAGGAAAAATTACCACTAAAAATAAAAGAAATAATGACGACGACCATTTCACGGCAGAAGTTACCGTTACCAGCCTTGACAACGTGGAGTTAACCGGAGTCTGCAAATTGGAAACAATCGGGGATTTCACGACAGCCAAGCTAAAGGTGGACCTCTCTGGAGCCAGCAAAATGCTTGTAGGTGGAGACTTCCTAGCAAAAGAAAAACTTGACATAGAACTAAGTGGTGCCTCAAACCTCAAAGGACAAATGACCAGTCCCGAATCAACCTTCGACATTAGCGGGGCATCAAACCTCTCCCTTAAAGGTAACACCATACACTGCAAAATGGAAGTATCGGGAGCCTCAAAAGCAAACTTGGAAGACTTTCCGATAAACGAACTGAAAGCAGAAGTATCGGGAGCTGCAAAAGCTCATTTTCAAGTCAAAGAAAAAATCAGTCTACACACCTCCGGTGCCGCAAAAGCTACATACTCCGGCGATCCGATCATCCTCTCCCTGCACTCATCAGGAGCTTCGAACATTAACAAGATCTCCTCAAAACTCTTGGAGAACAAGAAAGAATACGAGAAATAG
- a CDS encoding acetyl-CoA carboxylase biotin carboxyl carrier protein subunit, which translates to MDNKDVTKYIALSGSNTAYEFSVKNNYEFSLKRQNMRIDLVEEADGFLILLYKGIRYPVEIVSRRQNEYEILLNGVAYTFSVETPFSLKRKRLLAGRQGEVFDMTIKSPMPGKILDVSIEVGQEINKGDTLVVLEAMKMQNVIIASQKGRVRRVCVVAGQTVSKDEILVEIGA; encoded by the coding sequence ATGGATAACAAGGACGTAACAAAATATATAGCCCTTAGTGGCAGTAACACGGCATACGAGTTCTCCGTGAAAAATAATTACGAGTTTAGTCTGAAACGGCAAAATATGCGTATTGATTTAGTCGAAGAGGCTGATGGTTTTTTGATCCTGCTGTACAAGGGGATTCGCTATCCGGTGGAAATTGTGTCTCGCAGGCAGAATGAATACGAGATTTTACTTAACGGGGTGGCCTATACGTTTTCGGTGGAAACTCCTTTTTCTTTGAAACGGAAAAGATTGTTGGCAGGTCGGCAGGGTGAAGTCTTCGACATGACTATTAAATCTCCTATGCCGGGAAAAATTTTGGATGTATCGATAGAAGTCGGGCAGGAGATTAATAAGGGAGATACGCTAGTCGTGCTTGAGGCAATGAAGATGCAAAATGTTATCATCGCTTCTCAAAAAGGACGAGTTCGTCGGGTATGCGTGGTTGCCGGTCAAACTGTGAGTAAAGACGAGATTCTGGTGGAAATCGGGGCGTAG
- a CDS encoding DUF5074 domain-containing protein translates to MFAKRLFYIVTIIWIGIAFTSCDKPGVPYPGGIIGGGDIEALVLNEGKLNTNTGTISVIYKDGRVVADVFQDVNHRPMGDVAQSITLVNGKYFVAMNNSKKIEIVDPVTFKSVGTILYTQAGYPRQVVPISSTEAIVSDLDRQLVRIRTVEPYGKPLEYISIPRAVEYLTVVENKVFGITQGGLYVFDADNIKKEQARVVKDVYNEEDTKTCQLLVDKEGMIWGLMNEQEGGQVTGVTLKCVDPKREKVVKSYTLSFGDSNSQTPGEIIGYINYNRTDIDPTGTWIYFSVKTRLAEENKEGVKEQQSVYRMNVETGEFSHYYDLLEVGMMYGFAVSPEGDIYLCDCLDYTAQRGYVRHYLKDGTKISHKVGIYPGQVYFPGNQR, encoded by the coding sequence ATGTTTGCGAAGAGGTTATTTTATATTGTTACTATTATATGGATAGGTATAGCGTTTACATCGTGTGATAAGCCGGGAGTACCTTATCCTGGAGGAATAATAGGAGGTGGGGATATTGAAGCTCTTGTATTGAATGAGGGAAAACTTAACACGAATACCGGAACGATTTCGGTGATTTATAAGGACGGTCGTGTTGTGGCAGATGTTTTTCAAGATGTAAATCACCGTCCTATGGGAGACGTGGCGCAATCTATCACGTTGGTAAATGGGAAGTATTTCGTGGCGATGAATAATTCAAAAAAGATAGAGATTGTTGATCCGGTAACTTTTAAATCCGTGGGAACAATTCTTTACACGCAGGCGGGGTATCCTCGGCAAGTGGTGCCAATTTCTTCCACGGAGGCAATTGTGTCCGATCTTGACCGACAATTAGTACGTATCCGGACGGTTGAACCTTACGGGAAACCATTGGAATATATTTCTATCCCTCGGGCCGTAGAGTATCTGACTGTGGTGGAAAATAAAGTGTTTGGAATAACTCAGGGTGGTTTATATGTATTTGATGCTGATAATATAAAGAAGGAACAAGCTCGAGTTGTTAAGGATGTATATAATGAGGAGGATACGAAAACTTGTCAGTTACTTGTGGATAAGGAGGGGATGATTTGGGGATTGATGAACGAGCAGGAAGGTGGACAGGTAACAGGTGTTACGTTGAAATGTGTGGATCCCAAGCGGGAGAAGGTGGTGAAATCGTACACGTTATCTTTCGGGGATTCGAATTCACAGACTCCAGGCGAGATTATCGGTTATATTAATTATAACCGTACGGATATTGATCCCACGGGTACTTGGATTTATTTCAGCGTGAAAACTCGTTTGGCTGAAGAAAATAAGGAGGGAGTGAAGGAACAGCAAAGCGTGTACCGGATGAACGTGGAAACGGGAGAATTCAGTCATTATTATGACTTGCTGGAAGTGGGAATGATGTATGGTTTCGCAGTCAGTCCGGAGGGAGATATTTACTTGTGTGATTGTTTGGATTACACGGCGCAAAGAGGTTATGTCCGACATTATTTGAAAGATGGGACGAAGATTAGTCATAAGGTTGGGATTTATCCCGGTCAGGTTTATTTTCCGGGAAATCAACGTTAA
- a CDS encoding PKD domain containing protein, which produces MRRELLYILTILCFAGMWISCSDDGGNDGEEPLTAPEVSVQNLSLKDAILPGRTVRLRANIINTTEAGLQWFVDGKEVSTDTIFEFSSVKEGAFRIKVTAFNRLGTASDSLDIQVMDGFKISDITNWTGSGENQSMLAIQWITGEVENWSNPEDRDVFFRAWGYRWEKANPPTGHDMIVDIAKKDPRLFIIVASDSNLGMTIRGFGYDIDGDGIEIQSEDLEYGDRTLKGIHLTEADFKDGIYEQKEADVNMDGFNVISGGDYWIGGWYVVYPSYWLGSGEAVLESKEYEYSGLYAGNRLLENEEWHTWTFSPINNAEKNILPIPRLLKAAPNN; this is translated from the coding sequence ATGAGAAGAGAACTATTATACATTTTAACTATTCTGTGTTTTGCGGGAATGTGGATTTCCTGTAGTGATGATGGAGGGAATGATGGGGAAGAGCCGCTTACGGCTCCGGAAGTGTCTGTTCAGAATTTGAGTTTGAAGGATGCTATCCTTCCGGGAAGAACTGTGAGATTGAGAGCGAATATCATTAATACAACAGAGGCAGGCTTGCAGTGGTTCGTGGATGGGAAAGAAGTATCTACTGATACTATTTTCGAGTTCTCATCAGTGAAGGAAGGGGCCTTTCGGATCAAGGTGACTGCTTTTAATAGACTTGGTACTGCATCCGATAGTTTGGACATTCAGGTGATGGATGGGTTCAAAATATCGGATATTACGAACTGGACTGGGAGTGGTGAGAATCAATCGATGTTGGCCATACAATGGATTACCGGAGAAGTGGAGAATTGGTCAAATCCTGAAGATCGTGATGTTTTCTTTCGTGCTTGGGGATATAGATGGGAAAAAGCAAATCCCCCTACGGGACATGATATGATCGTGGATATTGCTAAAAAAGATCCGCGTTTGTTTATTATCGTGGCATCTGATAGTAATCTTGGAATGACAATAAGGGGTTTCGGTTACGATATTGATGGTGATGGAATTGAAATTCAAAGTGAAGATCTTGAATATGGGGATAGAACGTTGAAAGGAATACATTTGACAGAGGCAGATTTCAAGGATGGTATTTATGAACAGAAAGAGGCTGATGTCAATATGGATGGTTTTAACGTAATTTCAGGAGGAGATTATTGGATTGGTGGATGGTATGTAGTTTATCCTTCTTATTGGCTAGGGAGTGGAGAGGCTGTATTAGAATCGAAAGAATATGAATATTCTGGTCTTTATGCAGGTAATCGCTTGCTGGAAAATGAGGAATGGCATACTTGGACATTCTCTCCGATTAATAATGCAGAGAAAAATATATTACCAATACCTCGTTTGTTAAAGGCTGCGCCAAACAATTAG
- a CDS encoding TonB-dependent receptor plug domain-containing protein, whose protein sequence is MFKRIAIGWCVCFILCGMGAEAQKKDPVAMYGVIDTVQVVSQRVRHANEANAGAKVSRIDPEIMRANKTRSLAELLTDYTAIYIKSLGMGALSTASFRGASPSQTRVNWNGINITPPMSGTFDFSQIPVFFTDNVSLYYGSSHVKNGTGSIGGSVNLFTDPDWNTGVSGKVLGEYGSYGTYTTGAQVNTGGQKSSFKTRLYYQHSDNNYTYLNKILTNEPFREKRQDADYTQWAAMQEGYFRLSPYTRLTAVAWYQEGKRMLPPALGVVNQSHEQQREVNVRAYTGLDFTKGLHALRVKAAWLYYRQEYDKWYAGGLFDPEGNKNQSHTWQGIADYTFTPRENLVLGTSLTYSHDLIRVSSYIDVDSSKYTLGDVDYDIPEVEPPFRHNRDVFSWQASALWTPMAWMMLNGQYMFEQNDSRGVSTWSAGMVFNLWEKELQVKGNVAYNYRFPSMNDLYWRPGGNPDVKPEDGYSYDASVAYRKQLYRGLFLDAEVSGYLMYIDNWILWLPKDGNQWVWTPQNHRNVRSEGVELYGKLTYAIGDLRANMSGNYSWSQSRTRKKQHVDDGSYMKQIPYVPRFKWNVRVAADYRGAFFSWQVTYIGRRFITTDQEYATDPYSVHNILAGYRYTFRNGMSLTPQVRVDNLLDTYYESTQYYPMPLRNCLVSLMWEF, encoded by the coding sequence ATGTTTAAAAGGATAGCAATAGGATGGTGTGTTTGTTTCATCTTGTGTGGAATGGGGGCGGAGGCACAGAAGAAAGATCCCGTGGCGATGTATGGTGTGATAGATACGGTACAGGTAGTCAGTCAGCGTGTTCGTCATGCTAACGAGGCAAATGCGGGGGCAAAAGTAAGCCGTATAGACCCGGAGATTATGCGGGCAAATAAAACCCGTTCGTTGGCGGAGTTATTAACGGACTACACGGCTATTTATATCAAAAGTTTGGGAATGGGAGCCTTGTCAACGGCATCTTTCCGGGGTGCCAGTCCTTCACAGACCCGGGTGAATTGGAACGGGATTAATATTACCCCACCGATGTCGGGAACGTTTGATTTTTCACAGATACCGGTATTCTTCACGGATAATGTTAGCCTGTATTACGGGAGTAGTCATGTGAAGAACGGGACCGGGTCTATCGGGGGGAGCGTGAACTTATTTACAGATCCAGATTGGAACACTGGTGTTAGTGGAAAGGTCTTAGGAGAATATGGTTCTTACGGGACTTACACTACGGGGGCTCAGGTAAATACTGGTGGACAGAAGTCAAGTTTTAAGACTCGGTTGTATTATCAACATTCTGATAACAATTATACTTATTTGAATAAAATCTTGACGAACGAGCCTTTCCGAGAGAAACGGCAGGATGCTGATTATACGCAATGGGCGGCAATGCAGGAGGGGTATTTTCGTTTGTCTCCTTATACCCGGTTGACAGCGGTTGCTTGGTATCAGGAAGGGAAACGGATGTTACCACCCGCACTTGGAGTGGTGAACCAGTCACACGAGCAACAAAGAGAAGTGAATGTGCGGGCGTACACGGGATTGGATTTTACGAAAGGGTTGCATGCTTTACGGGTAAAAGCGGCATGGCTTTATTATCGACAGGAGTATGATAAATGGTATGCCGGAGGATTATTCGATCCCGAAGGAAATAAGAATCAATCGCACACGTGGCAAGGGATTGCCGATTATACGTTTACCCCGAGAGAGAATCTTGTACTGGGGACGAGCTTGACTTATTCGCATGATTTGATTCGGGTGAGTAGTTATATAGATGTCGATTCTTCGAAGTATACATTAGGAGACGTGGATTATGATATTCCGGAGGTGGAACCACCGTTCCGGCATAACCGTGACGTGTTCTCCTGGCAGGCTTCGGCATTATGGACTCCTATGGCGTGGATGATGTTGAATGGGCAGTATATGTTTGAACAGAATGATAGTCGGGGGGTATCTACATGGTCTGCCGGTATGGTGTTTAATTTGTGGGAGAAGGAGTTGCAGGTGAAAGGAAATGTGGCTTATAATTACCGGTTCCCGAGTATGAATGATCTCTACTGGAGACCGGGAGGAAATCCGGACGTGAAGCCGGAAGACGGGTATTCGTATGATGCGTCCGTGGCTTATCGGAAACAGTTGTATCGTGGTTTATTTTTAGATGCGGAGGTTTCCGGTTATTTGATGTATATAGATAATTGGATTTTATGGTTGCCGAAGGACGGGAATCAATGGGTTTGGACACCACAGAATCATCGTAATGTGAGATCGGAGGGAGTGGAGTTGTACGGGAAGTTAACTTATGCGATTGGTGATTTGAGGGCAAATATGTCGGGTAATTATAGTTGGTCGCAGTCCCGTACTCGTAAAAAACAGCACGTGGATGATGGTTCCTACATGAAACAGATCCCTTACGTGCCTCGGTTCAAGTGGAATGTACGGGTAGCTGCCGATTACCGGGGAGCCTTCTTCTCGTGGCAGGTGACTTATATTGGGCGACGTTTCATCACAACGGATCAAGAGTATGCTACGGATCCCTATTCAGTACATAATATTTTGGCGGGATACCGCTACACGTTCCGTAACGGGATGAGTCTGACACCGCAAGTACGGGTAGATAACCTATTAGACACGTATTACGAGTCCACGCAGTATTACCCGATGCCCTTGAGGAATTGCCTCGTGTCGTTGATGTGGGAATTTTAG
- a CDS encoding DUF5074 domain-containing protein codes for MKKFYLVLLVLGMFVGFLSSCDDDDNDTPELPVVTIESEDGSFSMLPTESIVLKAKVSSSQVTDWVWFVNGEKVGTDSVYTFKAEKLGDYNVAILASNTNGEAYASTMIEVHGTYKYGTFVISEGSRSPGTIVFISPKGEVIDNAYYVENGGELGGATQDLFIKDNKMYIVSQNGGYDGGFLTILNAETLKRERKFQEELDGEVSMPTHVVALGEDDIYLRDNNGVKRFQPSTGKVTLIEGTERARKNTMVVADGKVFATVGTSVVVIEAGKDEIANTIEFEDRVSGVIKASDGNILVSDGSGNITKVDVKTYTKLGSSKVSDEAKSVLSASFAAAPSITAKGDTLYMSGLSSKIYRHVFGSDRTELMVDAKDMVDNVGIIYNTCAVHPITGEVYLNSIKGYSDYKTNNITVFDFSSDEPKVSANYENYTAFPAGTFFTYNFE; via the coding sequence ATGAAAAAGTTTTATTTAGTGCTTTTGGTTTTAGGAATGTTTGTGGGATTTCTGAGTTCTTGTGATGATGATGATAATGATACTCCGGAACTGCCTGTTGTAACAATTGAAAGTGAAGATGGTAGCTTTTCAATGCTTCCGACAGAATCTATTGTTTTAAAAGCAAAGGTTAGTAGCTCGCAGGTTACAGATTGGGTTTGGTTTGTGAATGGAGAGAAGGTGGGGACTGATTCCGTCTATACTTTCAAGGCAGAAAAACTTGGAGATTATAATGTCGCTATCTTGGCTTCAAATACGAATGGAGAGGCGTATGCTTCAACAATGATTGAGGTTCATGGGACATATAAGTATGGTACTTTTGTGATTAGTGAAGGAAGCCGTTCTCCTGGGACGATTGTTTTTATTAGTCCTAAAGGAGAGGTGATTGATAATGCTTATTATGTTGAAAATGGGGGTGAGTTAGGAGGAGCGACTCAGGATTTGTTTATTAAGGATAATAAAATGTATATTGTTTCTCAGAATGGTGGATATGATGGTGGTTTCTTGACGATTCTTAATGCAGAGACATTAAAAAGAGAACGCAAATTTCAAGAAGAGCTTGATGGTGAGGTGAGTATGCCAACTCATGTTGTAGCGTTGGGAGAGGACGATATTTATTTGCGTGATAATAATGGTGTGAAGAGATTCCAACCGTCAACAGGTAAGGTAACTTTGATTGAAGGAACAGAGAGAGCACGGAAGAATACGATGGTTGTTGCTGATGGTAAGGTGTTTGCTACGGTAGGTACAAGTGTTGTTGTGATTGAAGCTGGAAAGGATGAAATTGCGAATACGATAGAATTTGAAGATAGGGTTTCCGGAGTTATCAAGGCATCTGATGGGAATATTTTAGTTTCTGATGGATCTGGTAATATTACTAAAGTTGATGTAAAAACATATACAAAGTTAGGAAGTAGTAAGGTTTCGGATGAAGCAAAAAGTGTTTTATCTGCATCATTTGCGGCTGCTCCAAGTATTACGGCTAAAGGGGATACATTGTATATGAGCGGACTTTCTTCAAAAATATATCGTCATGTTTTTGGTTCTGATAGAACAGAGTTGATGGTTGATGCAAAAGATATGGTGGATAATGTAGGTATTATTTATAATACTTGTGCTGTTCATCCGATTACGGGAGAAGTATATCTCAATTCTATAAAAGGGTATAGTGATTATAAAACTAATAATATCACTGTGTTTGACTTTAGTAGTGATGAGCCTAAAGTGAGTGCAAATTATGAGAATTACACGGCATTCCCTGCCGGAACGTTCTTTACGTATAATTTTGAATAA